AAGGCCACGTTGCAAACTTTTTATGTTGCAAAATCCAAACTGTTCCtcttgtttttcagtctctttcaATGCTGCTAAATGGTACTCCATTTGCCTTTGTTATTGACCTTGCTGCACTTGCCTCTCGCCGTGAATACCTCAAACTTGACAAATGGCTGACTGACAAAATCCGAGAGCACGGGGTGGGTGGCGTGAGTTGAGCCTTTAATTTACAACAATTATACATGCACATTGCTACAAAAGTTACTTGTATATAGTGTATGACAGTTATTTACCTGTTTGCCGTTCTAGGAGCCCTTCATCCAGGCATGTGTAACGTTCCTGAAGAGGCGCTGTCCCTCTATTATGGGTGGTTTGGCCCCAGAGAAGGACCAGCCCAAAAGCGCCCAGCTCCCCCCGGAAACGATGGCTACCATGCTGGGCTGTCTGCAGTCCTGTGCTGGGTGAGTTTTCCGTGTTTCCATCAGAGGTTGAGTCATTAGACCTATGATCACATTTGTGACCGGTATGCTCCCTATCATTACTTCAATCATATTAAATGGTTGTGCCAAAAGGTCTAGGTTCCATAATATAACATGAACTTGAAATTAATTATCTTTCTAAATATGAAACAAGGTCATATAGTTAAATAATTTATGTATTTTTCAGGAGTGTGTCTCAAGAGCTCTCTGAGACTATCTTGACCATGGTTGCCAACTGTAGCAACGTCATGAACAAAGCCCGCCAGCCACCACCGGGGGTCATGCCAAAGGGACGTGCTCCCAGCACCAGCAGCCTAGACGCCATTTCCCCTGTGCAGGTATCGGTGTCTCCTCTCCAGGTGAAGGGCATTGCATCTATGTTCTCTAACACTGTTATTGGGTAATGTGTATCGGCTAGAAACATTGTACTTTCATCATCCCCTGAATTTACAGTTGTTCCATTCTGTGTTCTAGATGGATCCCCTGACAGCCATGGGCTCACTGAACCTGAGCAGCTCTGCcacctctcacacacagagcATGCAGGGCTTCCCTACCCCGCTGGGCTCTGCCTTCAGCAACCCCCAGTCCCCAGCTAAGGCCTTCCCTCCACtgtccaaccccaaccccagcacACCGTTTGGGGGGATTGGAAGCCTCTCTTCACAGCTAGGTAACACAGGTATGAGTAGAGAAACTGCCATAGAGATAATTTCATAGTGTTTTGATTACAATATAATGGAGGACTACACCTGTGTGTTTTTCTTTTGTCTAGGTCCGCTGGGATCAGGCATTGGTTCTGGTCTTGGAATGCCAGCGGTGAGCAGCGATCCGTTTGGGACGAGGAAGATGAGCACACCGGGCCTGAATCCAACCACCTTTCAGCAGAGTAAGATGAAGGCCTgtaagtggtggtggtgtgactGAGTGTGCTAGGCGCCTCAACTGTATTTCCTCCCAAAACGTTCTCTTAATATCTCCTAATGGGCTCTTGAAGTAGTGGTTTTACTGGAGTTAATTACAAATGCTTTAACATTTCTCATCTAAAAACATTGAGTACAATCTGGGAAGAAAAACAGTGTCTTTCACACATTGAATCAGAGGAAATACAGGTCAGTCTTCCATTAAACACAAATTGGCAAATTCCTATGCTCCTAATTGACAGGAATGGATTTGGATTTTTGGTACAATCCTTGTACATATGTGTTTTTGTGTGGTGTTTATTGGATTGATAGTGAAAAATGTCCTAAGCTTGTTTTGAATGActtggaaaatgttttatttgctGTGATTGAAACTACTATTGAAATAGTTACAAAGGGTTTTCTATGGCAGTGTTTGATTTAGTCTGACCTTTTTCCCAGCTGATTTATCTCAGGTGTGGCCCGAGGCTAACCAGCACTTTAGTAAGGAGATTGACGATGAGGCTAACAGTTACTTCCAGCGCATCTACAACCACCCTCCGCACCCCACCATGTCTGTGGATGAGGTGAGTCCCTGAGTAAAATAGTCTGCAGTTGTTTCAGGCACTGACCCAGTGATGGTGTTTATCCTCAAGCTGACAGCTGTTTAAGCCATGGTGCCCCTCTCTTTGCAGGTGCTGGAGATGTTGCAGAGGTTCAAGGACTCCACCATCAAGCGAGAGCGGGAGGTCTTTAACTGTATGCTGAGGAACTTGTTTGAGGAGTACCGCTTCTTCCCCCAGTACCCCGACAAGGAGCTGCACATCACCGCCTGCCTGTTCGGGGGGATCATCGAGAAGGGTCTTGTCACCTACATGGCCCTTGGACTGGCCCTCAGATATGTCCTTGAGGCCTTAAGGAAGCCATTTGGATCCAAAATGTATTACTTTGGAATCGCTGCTCTAGATAGATTCAAAAATAGGTATGGACTTGCTGTTGCTATAGAATGTTGTGCATGTATGATTCAAATGATCTGTGATCTGCTGTAAGGGTaatttgatctctctctctaggctgaAGGACTATCCCCAATATTGTCAGCACTTGGCCTCGATCGGCCACTTTCTGCAATTCCCCCTCCATTTGCAAGAGGTAATTGGATTTCCTGTGTATTTGTGAGACAATTTGTCGTTCTTCATCTGTACAAGTAccttgtcttttatactgatctCCGCACCACCTTAGCCAGAGGTGCGGATCCTACTTCACGATAAATAAGTCTCTCGCTCTGGCACTTTCGAATATCCTGTGCGTGCAGTATATCGAGTATGGCCAACAGTCACGGGATCCTCCAGTGAAGATGCAAGGATCAATCACCACCCCTGGAAGCCTGGCGTTGGCTCAAGCTCAGGCCCAGTCTCAGCCTCCCAAAGCCCCCCAGCCTGGACAGCCCAGCACCCTGGTCACCACAGCTACCGCCACCACCACTGTCGCCAAAACCACTACCATCACCCGACCTACCCCTGGCAGCTTCAAGAAGGATGTGCCGGTGAGTACCTGAGACAATTGTACCATATATGCCTATGCTTTTAGCTGGCCATGTGAAATGACGCCAGCGACCTAGTGCTTCAGTGTTTGTTTACTGCGTTGCTATAGTTTCATTGTCAATGGCAACACTAAACAGTTCCATGAGGTTTCTCTAATTTTTACAACGATATGCCGCTCATTTTTGTGTGCACGCTTGCGTTTCAAGCAAATGGGGCAGGTCTAAGAGAATGAGAATCTGTTTCTAATGCGGTTATTGAAGAAATAATTAATATACTGTGATTGTTTGGCAAGAATGCACTAAGTAATAATTTTATGAGAATTTGAGGTAGTGTAAAATTATGATTTCCAAAGTGGAGGTTAGTAGATTGTAAAGCATTTTGTTCTGAGTGTATATTCTAATCTATTAATTTCAGCCTTCCATCAACACCACAAACATTGACACTCTGCTAGTAGCAACAGACCAAACTGAGAGGATTGTGGAACCACCAGAGAATGTTCAAGAGAAAATTGCTTTCATCTTCAATAACTTGTCACAATCCAACATGACACAGAAGGTAGAGATACATTTTTGTTTGCTTACTGTATTAAACATCTTGGTTTTGGTCCACTTAAATACATTTCTGTAATTTTACAAATACTTGTCTTTTCATCCAACTCCCAAGGTCGAGGAGTTAAAGGAAACTGTGAAAGAGGAGTTTATGCCCTGGGTTTCCCAGTATCTGGTCATGAAGAGGGTCAGCATCGAGCCCAACTTCCACAGCCTATATTCCAACTTTCTAGACACCCTGAAGAACCCTGAGTTTGTCAAAATGGTCCTGAATGAAACTTACAGAAACATCAAGGTGTGTGATTATTCACTTAAACAACATTTATGGAAAATGTGTAAACTCATATCACGTTTAAGAGAGCTACTTTAACACTAGCCTTTTCTCTCTCCATGTGTCAGGTTCTCCTTACCTCTGATAAGGCAGCTGCAAACTTCTCTGATCGATCCCTACTGAAGAATTTGGGCCACTGGCTTGGCATGATCACTCTGGCTAAAAACAAGCCCATCCTGTACACGGTGAGTACATTTCCTCACTTTCAAATGTTGGCCTGTATAGAACTTTCCATTTGTTTTCCTCCCAACAAATAACCAAACGCTTGTAACTGTGCCCCTAGATGGTATTTTGTTGTTTATCCTGCCTTTTTTGTAAAACTTTTTTTAGGATTTGGAGGTGAAATCCCTCTTGTTGGAAGCCTATGTCAAGGGGCAGCAGGAGCTACTCTATGTGGTCCCGTTTGTTGCCAAAGTCCTGGAATCCAGTTTGCGTAGCGTGGTAAGACCACATCTCACAAGCATTTTCAAATGTATCAATAGGTATCTGAATTCACATTTTAATTTCTAGGGAACAACTTTAGCAATGTTATCAAAGTGATAATGACAAAGTGAGCTTAGGCCCAACACAGACAAAGCCAGCCCCGGCAGGCATGACCTACAGGAATAGcgagacagccaatccaacagaCAATATGGTTGGGTCTGGAGTTGAACTAGGTACTAGTTTTTCCTGGTCATGTCCCATGGTCAAGAGAAACTATGGGCCCTAAGACTGACTCAGTCCCATCAGGCAGAGTACCTACCGGAGCTGACAGGGAGCCAGTCCTTCCAGGCAGAATACCTACAGCAGCAGACAGGGAGCCAGCCAGAACTAGATGATGTAGACCATTATAGGCAGTATTATAGCCCATCTCCAGAAGAAGCAAAGAGGCGCAAAGTATGTGTGCTATTTTTGCTCCATAAAAATAATATTTGGTTAAACGTGGTTTTGGACCAAATAGCTCTCTGGGTACATTATTTATGCCCACTGGAATTATGTATTTGCACACTTTTTTTTCCTTCTCTGTTATACCTTATTTCATTGTTTTTAAGAGCAGGTTAAATGTTTTCTCAGATCTTCCGACCTCAGAATCCCTGGACCATGGCCATCATGAATGTTCTGGCAGAGTTGCATACGGAACATGATCTAAAGGTCCTGGAACCCTTTCTCTTTCATCCACCAGCATTGACATGTTTTTACTTTTCACATACTGATTGTCATTGTGCCTCTTTCCCCACTACAGCTGAACTTAAAGTTTGAGATTGAGGTGCTGTGTAAGAACTTATCACTGGACATCAACGACCTGAAGCCTGGCACCCTTCTGAAAGACAAAGACAAGTTGAAGAGTCTGGAGGAGCAGCTCTCTGCACCAAAGAAAGAGGCCAAGCCCCCTGAAGAAATGATCCCTATTGTTAGCACAGGTATCCAGCACTTTCAAACTGGGATGCCTCTTGTCGGTGTGTGGATATCTTTCTATCAATTTTATTTCAAATGTTTGTTTAATCTGAATGTCATCATGTATATTGAAATGTTAATATTTAATCACAATTGTTGAATAATATTTTAGCCCATCTTAAGTTCCATCATTTGAATGTAGAATGACAACCTGGATTTGTAGTGTTTGGCCAAGAACATTTaacctttttttgttttgttcaagCCGCTGTGCTTGAGCTCTTTTTCCCCCTGTATTTTAATCACAATAGTGTTTTTGTAACCAACAGGAGACTTTCTTCCATTTGCAGCTGCACCATCCACTCCCGCCCCAACCACCACTTGCTCAGCTACTGGGCCCCCTACCCCGCAGTTTAGCTATCATGACATCAATGTGTACGCCCTTGCAGGGCTAGCCCCTCACATCAATATCAACATCAATGTAAGTAGCACCTTCACTCAAACACCTTGTGACGAATACACATGGTAAGTCTTGAGTTGTGGCGGTACTAACACTCTTCACTCCCTGCAGATCCCCTTGCTTCAAGCCCACCCTCAGCTCAAGCAGTGTGTGAGACAGTCCATTGAGCGGGCTGTGCAAGAGCTTGTCCACCCCGTAGTGGACCGCTCCATCAAGATTGCCATGACCACCTGCGAGCAGATCGTCAGGAAGGACTTTGCTCTGGACTCGGAGGAGTCGCGCATGCGTGTGGCAGCTCATCATATGATGCGCAACCTGACCGCCGGGATGGCCATGATCACCTGCCGGGAGCCCCTGCTCATGAGCATCGCCACCAACCTGAAGAACAGCTTTGCCGCTGCCCTCAGGGTAGTCATCTTCATTCTCTCCCATTTCACATGCACGAAGAGCTATATAAAATATTATTAGTGGTGTTCTTGCTTATAACTGCTCCTGTCCCCCTCCAGGCCCCCACCCCCCagcagagagagatgatggaggaagCTGCTGCCAGGGTTGCCCAGGACAACTGTGAGCTGGCCTGCTGCTTCATCCAGAAGACTGCAGTGGAGAAGGCTGGCCCAGAGATGGACAAGAGGCTGGCGACGGTGAGTTTAGTTATAGGCATGTTTGTGTTCTCACTGGGATGCTACTCTTGTCTGTATACTGTCCAGTACTTTATCTAATGGCTGACTGTTGTACCTGTACCCTTCCTCTCCTGTAGGAGTTTGAGCTGAGGAAGCATGCCCGTCAGGAGGGCCGTCGCTACTGTGACCCCGTTGTGCTGACCTACCAGGCTGAGCGCATGCCAGAGCAGATCAGACTCAAGGTGAGCACTCCATTGGTTTCTTTCCTAGTATTGGTATAGTcggacatgaatttaaaaatatatatttcatgaATGGGATATCAAACATTGCTTTTGCATCTGGACTATTTACTGAGTGATATTTCTGACACAGGTTGGAGGCGTAGACCCCAAACAGCTGGCGGTGTATGAGGAGTTTGCCCGGAATGTTCCAGGCTTCCTACCCAGCAACGACCTGTCTCAGCCCACAGGATTCCTTGCCCAGCCCATGAAGGTAAGGCTCTTTGGCCCTGGAAGAGAACTCACCAATATTGCATTTGCTGCTATCTTGACATAACCCAACCTTATTTTAAGGTTAAGGACGTTACTCAAGTACCATATGAATGTATCTCTCCTGtgttttattacagcaacaggcaTGGGCCACGGACGACGTGGCTCAGATCTATGACAAGTGCATGGCAGACCTGGAGCAGCACCTCCACGCCATCCCTCCAGCGCTGGCCATGAACCCTCAGACCCAGGCTTTGCGCAGCCTATTGGAGGCTGTGGCCCTAGCCAGGAACTCCCGGGACGGCATCGCCGCTCTGGGGCTGCTGCAGAAGGTCAGGGACTAGTTCTCACACAGCCACATTGGAAATGCATGCATGCATAGACAAGTAGCTTAGGTCTCAGTAGAAAAGCTTTTCTACTaactgtctctctcgctccagGCTGTGGAGGGTCTGCTGGATGCTACCAGTGGTGCCGATGCCGACTTGCTTCTGCGGTACAGGGAGTGCCACCTGCTGGTGCTCAAAGCCCTCCAGGACGGCCGGGCATATGGGCCACTGTGGTGCAACAAGCAGATTACCAGGTTGGTATCCCCCATAAAACCAACTCATGGGAATCTTTTTGGCTTTAATGGGGATGGAAAACTAAATCAACTCATCGATTTTTGTTAACTTTTGGGGTATGTTTGATCTGTTCCAGGTGCCTGATTGAGTGCCGTGATGAGTACAAGTACAACGTGGAGGCTGTGGAGCTGCTGATCAGAAACCACCTGGTCAACATGCAGCAGTACGACCTGCACCTGGCACAGGtaaacaccactacacacaccttTATTAAGGGTTGCGATGTTTGTTTTCGGGTGCACAACTCAATCTGAATAGTCCGTCTCAATTCTATAAAACTGTGTAATGGGCTTAGTGTGTTTTGTACCTGTGTGTCAGTGTCTTACAACCATGTGTTTCTGTCTAGTCTATGGAGAATGGGCTGCACTACATGGCGGTGGCATTTGCCATGCAGCTGGTGAAGCTGCTGttggtggatgaacgcagtgtgAGCCACATTACCGAGGCAGACTTGTTCCACACTATCGAGACTCTGATGCGAACCAGCGCCCACTCCAGGGCCAACGCACCTGAGGGGTAAGTCCTTTTCTGTCcgaataatatttttttttgtcTGGGTCGTGTTCTTTAGTGCACACTCTAGCAAAACCTTTTGAAATGGAAAACTAAAATGGGCGTTTCTTAATGGACTAGTTCAGTTAGTCCCGTGCTGTCTGTCAGTTTTCCATTTTGTGTGTTGTGAATACGACCCTGGAGATGTGTGGTTGGTGTACATACGTTTGTAGCTCTTTCTAACTGATGTATATCTGTCCTTTTACCTCAAGGCTTCCTCAGCTGATGGACGTGGTCCGTTCCAACTACGAGGCCATGATCGACCGGGCCCACGGAGGACCCAACTTTATGATGCACTCTGGCATCTCCCAGGCATCCGAGTACGACGACCCACCGGGCCTGAGGGAGAAGGCTGAGTACCTGCTGAGGGAATGGGTCAACCTGTACCACTCTGCAGCCGCTGGCCGGGACAGCACCAAGGCCTTCTCTGCCTTTGTGGGCCAGGTACAGGACAGCACACACTTGTCTTTATTTTAGTTTCACAGTCTTTGCCTTATGACGACCGCCTGTCTCCTCCAAGCCAGTCAGAGCGCTGTTTGCCTTCACAACACGAGCACAGCTCCAGTTGTGGCCTTGACACAGTGGGGCCTTAGTGCTAGAGCAGTGCACATAGCAGCAACTCCATTTTCTTCCAAACCACTGCACCCAGCAGCAGTGTTATGAGACTGTACATCAATATTCATACTAAGATTATCTTAGTAAAATGTACACAATTTTAACTATTATGGATGACTAGACGTATATGGCCATTCTCACTACTGTACTTACTGTCCTCCCCAGATGCACCAGCAGGGCATTCTGAAGACCGATGACCTGATCACTCGTTTCTTCCGGCTGTGCACGGAGATGTGTGTGGAGATCAGCTACCGCGCCCAggccgagcagcagcacaacccCGCGGCCAGCGCCGCCATCATCAGAGCCAAGTGTTACCATAACCTGGATGCCTTTGTGCGCCTCATCGCCCTGCTGGTCAAGCACTCCGGAGAGGCCACCAACACTGTCACCAAGATCAACCTGCTCAACAAGGTTAATATCAGGAGGCTCCTCACCATGGAGTCTGTAGAATCAGCTCTGCTTTGTAAAGATATCTCGGAAAGACAACCGTACATTTGAAATCAGCAAGCTGACAACGCAATTCATAGTTCTGAGTTTTCTTTTAAAACCCTTCACAGATTTCCGATAAAGGCTCTTGGGAAATTACATTACTGGACTCATCAATGTGTCCCTTGACTGTTCTCAGGTTCTAGGTATTGTGGTTGGAGTGTTGATCCAGGACCATGATGTGAGGCAGACTGAGTTCCAGCAGTTGCCTTACCACCGCATCTTCATCATGCTGTTGCTCGAGCTCAATGCCCCCGAGCACGTGCTGGAGACCATCAACTTCCAGACCCTCACCGCCTTCTGGTAAATGCCTGTTAGAAAAGCCATAGGAGATCCAATGTTTCTTTGTGGAATACAGCATACAATTCTATGATTGGTTTTCACTGGGGGTATTTATCA
This is a stretch of genomic DNA from Oncorhynchus nerka isolate Pitt River linkage group LG25, Oner_Uvic_2.0, whole genome shotgun sequence. It encodes these proteins:
- the cnot1 gene encoding CCR4-NOT transcription complex subunit 1 isoform X8 codes for the protein MNLDSLSLALSQISYLVDNLTKKNYRASQQEIQHIVNRHGPEADRHLLRCLFSHVDFSGDGKSSGKDFHQFLIQECVSLISKPNFISTLCYAIDNPLHYQKSLKPSAHLFTQLSKVLKLSKVQEVIFGLALLNSCNADLRGFAAQFVKQKLPDLLRSYVDADLGVNQEGGFQDIAIEVLHLLLSHLLFGQKGASGVGQEQIDAFLKTLCRDFPQARCPVVLAPLLYPEKRDILMDRILPDSGELAKTMMESSLAEFMQEVGYGFCASLDECRNIILQYGVREVTASQVARVLGMMARTHSGLSDGIPLQSISAPGSGIWSDGKDKSDGSQAHTWNVEVLIDVVKEVNPNLNFKEVTYELDHPGFMIRDSKGLQMVVYGIQRGLGMEVFPVDLIYRPWKHAEGQLSFIQHSLMSPDVFCFADYPCHTVAIDILKAPPEDDNREIATWKSLDLVESLLRLSEVGQYEQVKQLFSFPIKHCPDMLVLALLQISTSWHTLRHELISTLMPIFLGNHPNSAIILHYAWHGQGQSPSIRQLIMHSMAEWYMRGEQYDQAKLSRILDVAQDLKSLSMLLNGTPFAFVIDLAALASRREYLKLDKWLTDKIREHGEPFIQACVTFLKRRCPSIMGGLAPEKDQPKSAQLPPETMATMLGCLQSCAGSVSQELSETILTMVANCSNVMNKARQPPPGVMPKGRAPSTSSLDAISPVQMDPLTAMGSLNLSSSATSHTQSMQGFPTPLGSAFSNPQSPAKAFPPLSNPNPSTPFGGIGSLSSQLGNTGPLGSGIGSGLGMPAVSSDPFGTRKMSTPGLNPTTFQQSKMKASDLSQVWPEANQHFSKEIDDEANSYFQRIYNHPPHPTMSVDEVLEMLQRFKDSTIKREREVFNCMLRNLFEEYRFFPQYPDKELHITACLFGGIIEKGLVTYMALGLALRYVLEALRKPFGSKMYYFGIAALDRFKNRLKDYPQYCQHLASIGHFLQFPLHLQECVQYIEYGQQSRDPPVKMQGSITTPGSLALAQAQAQSQPPKAPQPGQPSTLVTTATATTTVAKTTTITRPTPGSFKKDVPPSINTTNIDTLLVATDQTERIVEPPENVQEKIAFIFNNLSQSNMTQKVEELKETVKEEFMPWVSQYLVMKRVSIEPNFHSLYSNFLDTLKNPEFVKMVLNETYRNIKVLLTSDKAAANFSDRSLLKNLGHWLGMITLAKNKPILYTDLEVKSLLLEAYVKGQQELLYVVPFVAKVLESSLRSVIFRPQNPWTMAIMNVLAELHTEHDLKLNLKFEIEVLCKNLSLDINDLKPGTLLKDKDKLKSLEEQLSAPKKEAKPPEEMIPIVSTGIQHFQTGMPLVGDFLPFAAAPSTPAPTTTCSATGPPTPQFSYHDINVYALAGLAPHINININIPLLQAHPQLKQCVRQSIERAVQELVHPVVDRSIKIAMTTCEQIVRKDFALDSEESRMRVAAHHMMRNLTAGMAMITCREPLLMSIATNLKNSFAAALRAPTPQQREMMEEAAARVAQDNCELACCFIQKTAVEKAGPEMDKRLATEFELRKHARQEGRRYCDPVVLTYQAERMPEQIRLKVGGVDPKQLAVYEEFARNVPGFLPSNDLSQPTGFLAQPMKQQAWATDDVAQIYDKCMADLEQHLHAIPPALAMNPQTQALRSLLEAVALARNSRDGIAALGLLQKAVEGLLDATSGADADLLLRYRECHLLVLKALQDGRAYGPLWCNKQITRCLIECRDEYKYNVEAVELLIRNHLVNMQQYDLHLAQSMENGLHYMAVAFAMQLVKLLLVDERSVSHITEADLFHTIETLMRTSAHSRANAPEGLPQLMDVVRSNYEAMIDRAHGGPNFMMHSGISQASEYDDPPGLREKAEYLLREWVNLYHSAAAGRDSTKAFSAFVGQMHQQGILKTDDLITRFFRLCTEMCVEISYRAQAEQQHNPAASAAIIRAKCYHNLDAFVRLIALLVKHSGEATNTVTKINLLNKVLGIVVGVLIQDHDVRQTEFQQLPYHRIFIMLLLELNAPEHVLETINFQTLTAFCNTFHILRPTKAPGFVYAWLELISHRIFIARMLAHTPQQKGWPMYAQLLIDLFKYLAPFLRNVELNKPMQILYKGTLRVLLVLLHDFPEFLCDYHYGFCDVIPPNCIQLRNLILSAFPRNMRLPDPFTPNLKVDMLSEINIAPRILTNFTGVMPSQFKKDLDSYLKTRSPVTFLSELRSNLQVGGATLGPWKYLQHNDTSLEQVSNEPGNRYNIQLINALVLYVGTQAIAHIHNKGSTPSMSTITHSAHMDIFQNLAVDLDTEGRYLFLNAIANQLRYPNSHTHYFSCTMLYLFAEANTEAIQEQITRVLLERLIVNRPHPWGLLITFIELIKNPAFKFWSHDFVHCAPEIEKLFQSVAQCCMGQKQAQQVMEGTGAS
- the cnot1 gene encoding CCR4-NOT transcription complex subunit 1 isoform X7; its protein translation is MNLDSLSLALSQISYLVDNLTKKNYRASQQEIQHIVNRHGPEADRHLLRCLFSHVDFSGDGKSSGKDFHQFLIQECVSLISKPNFISTLCYAIDNPLHYQKSLKPSAHLFTQLSKVLKLSKVQEVIFGLALLNSCNADLRGFAAQFVKQKLPDLLRSYVDADLGVNQEGGFQDIAIEVLHLLLSHLLFGQKGASGVGQEQIDAFLKTLCRDFPQARCPVVLAPLLYPEKRDILMDRILPDSGELAKTMMESSLAEFMQEVGYGFCASLDECRNIILQYGVREVTASQVARVLGMMARTHSGLSDGIPLQSISAPGSGIWSDGKDKSDGSQAHTWNVEVLIDVVKEVNPNLNFKEVTYELDHPGFMIRDSKGLQMVVYGIQRGLGMEVFPVDLIYRPWKHAEGQLSFIQHSLMSPDVFCFADYPCHTVAIDILKAPPEDDNREIATWKSLDLVESLLRLSEVGQYEQVKQLFSFPIKHCPDMLVLALLQISTSWHTLRHELISTLMPIFLGNHPNSAIILHYAWHGQGQSPSIRQLIMHSMAEWYMRGEQYDQAKLSRILDVAQDLKSLSMLLNGTPFAFVIDLAALASRREYLKLDKWLTDKIREHGVGGEPFIQACVTFLKRRCPSIMGGLAPEKDQPKSAQLPPETMATMLGCLQSCAGSVSQELSETILTMVANCSNVMNKARQPPPGVMPKGRAPSTSSLDAISPVQVSVSPLQMDPLTAMGSLNLSSSATSHTQSMQGFPTPLGSAFSNPQSPAKAFPPLSNPNPSTPFGGIGSLSSQLGNTGPLGSGIGSGLGMPAVSSDPFGTRKMSTPGLNPTTFQQTDLSQVWPEANQHFSKEIDDEANSYFQRIYNHPPHPTMSVDEVLEMLQRFKDSTIKREREVFNCMLRNLFEEYRFFPQYPDKELHITACLFGGIIEKGLVTYMALGLALRYVLEALRKPFGSKMYYFGIAALDRFKNRLKDYPQYCQHLASIGHFLQFPLHLQEYIEYGQQSRDPPVKMQGSITTPGSLALAQAQAQSQPPKAPQPGQPSTLVTTATATTTVAKTTTITRPTPGSFKKDVPPSINTTNIDTLLVATDQTERIVEPPENVQEKIAFIFNNLSQSNMTQKVEELKETVKEEFMPWVSQYLVMKRVSIEPNFHSLYSNFLDTLKNPEFVKMVLNETYRNIKVLLTSDKAAANFSDRSLLKNLGHWLGMITLAKNKPILYTDLEVKSLLLEAYVKGQQELLYVVPFVAKVLESSLRSVIFRPQNPWTMAIMNVLAELHTEHDLKLNLKFEIEVLCKNLSLDINDLKPGTLLKDKDKLKSLEEQLSAPKKEAKPPEEMIPIVSTGIQHFQTGMPLVGDFLPFAAAPSTPAPTTTCSATGPPTPQFSYHDINVYALAGLAPHINININIPLLQAHPQLKQCVRQSIERAVQELVHPVVDRSIKIAMTTCEQIVRKDFALDSEESRMRVAAHHMMRNLTAGMAMITCREPLLMSIATNLKNSFAAALRAPTPQQREMMEEAAARVAQDNCELACCFIQKTAVEKAGPEMDKRLATEFELRKHARQEGRRYCDPVVLTYQAERMPEQIRLKVGGVDPKQLAVYEEFARNVPGFLPSNDLSQPTGFLAQPMKQQAWATDDVAQIYDKCMADLEQHLHAIPPALAMNPQTQALRSLLEAVALARNSRDGIAALGLLQKAVEGLLDATSGADADLLLRYRECHLLVLKALQDGRAYGPLWCNKQITRCLIECRDEYKYNVEAVELLIRNHLVNMQQYDLHLAQSMENGLHYMAVAFAMQLVKLLLVDERSVSHITEADLFHTIETLMRTSAHSRANAPEGLPQLMDVVRSNYEAMIDRAHGGPNFMMHSGISQASEYDDPPGLREKAEYLLREWVNLYHSAAAGRDSTKAFSAFVGQMHQQGILKTDDLITRFFRLCTEMCVEISYRAQAEQQHNPAASAAIIRAKCYHNLDAFVRLIALLVKHSGEATNTVTKINLLNKVLGIVVGVLIQDHDVRQTEFQQLPYHRIFIMLLLELNAPEHVLETINFQTLTAFCNTFHILRPTKAPGFVYAWLELISHRIFIARMLAHTPQQKGWPMYAQLLIDLFKYLAPFLRNVELNKPMQILYKGTLRVLLVLLHDFPEFLCDYHYGFCDVIPPNCIQLRNLILSAFPRNMRLPDPFTPNLKVDMLSEINIAPRILTNFTGVMPSQFKKDLDSYLKTRSPVTFLSELRSNLQVGGATLGPWKYLQHNDTSLEQVSNEPGNRYNIQLINALVLYVGTQAIAHIHNKGSTPSMSTITHSAHMDIFQNLAVDLDTEGRYLFLNAIANQLRYPNSHTHYFSCTMLYLFAEANTEAIQEQITRVLLERLIVNRPHPWGLLITFIELIKNPAFKFWSHDFVHCAPEIEKLFQSVAQCCMGQKQAQQVMEGTGAS